The proteins below come from a single Methyloprofundus sedimenti genomic window:
- a CDS encoding NAD(+) kinase codes for MPTDFKTIGILGKSSDPEIADTLKALYLFLKPRYQVAIDPISAKLIPDFSGSIYPLSSLAQHCDILIAVGGDGTFLTAARAAAGCHIPLIGVNLGRLGFLVDISPDELLTKLDDILQGKHRQEQRFLLRTKIIRNDQIIHQETAVNEVVIHRWVTPSMIELQTTIDGVFLNTQRSDGLIVSTPTGSTAYALSAGGPIIHPALNALLLVPLNPHTLSNRPIVIDGNSEIKINFIKTNEINAQVTCDHIALPDVLISDTILIKKDPNPITILHPENHDFFHTLRDKLNWSSGYHF; via the coding sequence ATGCCTACAGACTTTAAAACGATTGGCATTTTAGGAAAGTCCAGCGATCCTGAAATAGCCGACACCCTAAAAGCACTTTATCTATTTCTTAAGCCACGCTATCAAGTAGCTATTGACCCCATCAGTGCCAAGCTAATTCCTGATTTTTCAGGCTCCATTTACCCTTTGTCATCTCTTGCTCAGCACTGTGACATTCTTATTGCAGTGGGGGGTGATGGGACCTTTTTAACGGCTGCTCGAGCCGCTGCGGGTTGTCATATTCCATTAATTGGGGTTAATCTGGGCAGACTTGGTTTTTTAGTGGATATTTCACCTGATGAATTACTCACAAAACTGGATGATATTCTGCAAGGTAAGCACCGTCAGGAACAGCGTTTTTTACTACGCACAAAAATAATACGCAATGATCAAATAATTCATCAAGAAACTGCAGTCAACGAAGTGGTTATACACCGCTGGGTAACCCCCAGCATGATTGAATTACAAACAACCATTGATGGCGTATTTCTTAATACTCAGCGCTCGGATGGCTTAATTGTATCCACCCCCACGGGTTCAACCGCCTATGCTTTATCAGCAGGCGGGCCAATTATTCATCCTGCATTGAACGCCTTGCTGTTAGTCCCGCTTAATCCACACACGTTATCTAATCGCCCTATTGTGATTGATGGTAACTCTGAAATTAAAATCAACTTTATCAAAACTAATGAAATTAATGCCCAGGTCACATGCGATCATATTGCACTTCCTGATGTATTAATAAGTGATACAATTTTAATCAAAAAAGACCCTAACCCAATTACTATTCTGCACCCGGAGAATCACGATTTTTTCCATACCTTACGCGATAAACTTAACTGGAGCAGTGGCTACCATTTCTAA
- a CDS encoding Ntn hydrolase family protein: MTFCLGIKIKQGLVAIADTQIVKGAERLSKAKISLVDHNSQSLFIMTSGLRSVRDKTVIYTEEQLKDSAESCQRLYQVANIFGSQLRRVKNEDGAELSRGNLSFNLHAIIGGQLSDDPEPTMFYIYPEGNWIEATVDAPYFVIGRTPYCKPILDRLLHGDTNIQTAAGLGFLAFDATRTSVTDVDYPLDMIVYEATQQHLRQHRYSAESLKGLGQWWQQRLSTSVQEMPQDWLDPLFQNYPTLKLPKDETSS; this comes from the coding sequence ATGACATTTTGTCTGGGCATCAAAATAAAACAAGGCTTGGTTGCAATAGCAGATACGCAAATTGTGAAAGGCGCCGAACGTCTCAGCAAAGCCAAAATATCGCTGGTTGATCATAATTCACAGTCACTTTTTATTATGACATCCGGTTTACGCTCTGTTCGCGATAAAACGGTGATCTACACCGAGGAACAACTCAAAGATAGTGCCGAGTCATGTCAGCGTCTTTACCAGGTCGCTAACATTTTTGGCAGCCAATTGCGCCGGGTTAAAAACGAAGACGGTGCGGAATTGTCCCGTGGCAATCTGAGTTTCAATTTGCACGCGATTATTGGCGGCCAGCTATCCGACGATCCGGAACCCACCATGTTTTATATATACCCGGAGGGAAACTGGATTGAGGCAACGGTTGATGCGCCATATTTTGTCATCGGTCGTACACCATACTGCAAGCCGATTCTCGACCGCTTGTTACACGGCGATACGAACATACAAACGGCTGCAGGTTTAGGCTTTTTAGCTTTTGATGCAACCCGCACTAGTGTTACTGACGTTGATTATCCACTGGATATGATCGTGTATGAAGCCACCCAACAGCATTTACGTCAACATCGGTATAGCGCGGAATCACTGAAGGGCCTGGGTCAATGGTGGCAACAGCGTCTCAGCACATCAGTGCAGGAAATGCCCCAGGATTGGCTTGACCCGCTGTTTCAGAATTATCCAACTCTAAAATTACCAAAGGATGAAACTTCATCATGA
- the recN gene encoding DNA repair protein RecN → MLQNLNIIDLAIVKSLDLNLEKGLSVLTGETGAGKSILLTALGLALGDRADASYVRPDCERAEINLSFDLSDAPAAQAWLEENEFDADGQCLIRRTIRQDGRSKAYINGRPTTLQALKLLSSQLVEIHGQHAHLTLLDNEEQRKFLDDYAQNTDLLAKTNQAYLQWRSNHFELEALIKSSTELSNQEDLYLYQLNELEQLDLIQYDYIALSAEHSRLANLEQILQIGQLQLDLLSENEHQSANQMVGQSISALSDLSSLAGEFEEPNKLLIEAQIQIQEASSQLRHFLEAQEINPQRLQELENQIGIIHSLSRKHHVAHEDLPDIAEKIRLELNNLSNSTERIDELEKLVEQNKQDYFSFAKALNLKRTEAGKKLSVLISAMIQELGMPQGEFSISVIAQDINLPKINGSDKIEFLVSANPGLPLRPLAKVASGGELSRISLAIQVTTSHDKDAPTMIFDEVDSGIGGGIAEIVGQKLRTLGKNAQVLCVTHLPQVAAQAHQHLFVFKTSDAAMTTSQVKTLSTEQRIQETARMLGGVNITDSTLTHAREMLMSGMKK, encoded by the coding sequence ATGCTACAAAATCTTAATATTATTGACCTTGCCATCGTCAAGTCTCTGGATTTAAATCTGGAAAAAGGCTTATCGGTACTCACCGGGGAGACAGGCGCAGGAAAGTCTATCTTGCTCACTGCCTTGGGCCTGGCCTTAGGTGATCGTGCAGATGCGAGTTATGTGCGTCCTGACTGTGAACGTGCTGAAATCAATTTAAGCTTTGATTTATCTGATGCGCCTGCCGCTCAGGCCTGGCTGGAAGAAAATGAATTTGATGCCGATGGGCAATGTTTGATTCGTCGTACTATCCGTCAGGATGGTCGCTCAAAGGCCTATATTAACGGCCGTCCAACTACCTTACAGGCATTAAAGCTGCTCAGTTCACAACTGGTTGAAATCCACGGTCAACATGCGCACCTGACTCTGCTGGATAATGAGGAGCAACGTAAATTTCTTGATGATTATGCGCAAAATACAGATTTACTCGCCAAAACCAACCAGGCCTATTTACAATGGCGTAGCAATCATTTTGAGTTAGAGGCGTTGATTAAATCCTCAACCGAACTCAGTAATCAGGAAGATTTATACCTCTATCAGCTAAACGAACTTGAACAGCTAGACCTGATTCAATATGACTATATAGCACTTTCAGCAGAACATTCCAGACTGGCAAACCTGGAGCAAATATTACAAATAGGACAATTACAACTTGATTTGCTCTCTGAAAATGAACATCAATCTGCTAACCAGATGGTTGGACAAAGTATTAGCGCCCTATCTGATTTGAGTTCTTTAGCAGGTGAGTTTGAAGAGCCTAATAAGTTATTAATTGAAGCACAAATTCAAATTCAGGAAGCTTCGTCACAATTGCGCCATTTTCTTGAAGCTCAAGAGATAAATCCGCAGCGCCTGCAAGAACTGGAAAATCAGATCGGTATTATCCACTCCTTATCGCGTAAGCACCATGTAGCCCATGAAGACTTGCCGGATATTGCAGAAAAAATCCGGCTTGAATTGAATAATTTAAGTAATAGCACTGAGCGCATAGATGAACTAGAGAAACTCGTGGAGCAGAATAAACAGGATTACTTTTCTTTTGCCAAAGCTTTAAACCTAAAACGTACTGAAGCAGGCAAAAAACTCTCTGTCCTTATATCTGCAATGATTCAGGAACTGGGTATGCCTCAGGGAGAATTCAGTATTAGCGTGATTGCACAAGACATTAATCTGCCTAAAATTAATGGTAGCGATAAAATTGAATTTTTAGTCAGTGCTAACCCTGGCCTGCCACTACGTCCATTAGCTAAAGTTGCTTCAGGTGGCGAATTATCCAGGATTAGTTTAGCCATACAGGTTACCACCAGTCATGACAAAGATGCACCAACGATGATTTTTGATGAAGTTGACTCAGGAATTGGTGGAGGCATCGCAGAAATTGTCGGCCAGAAACTACGTACTTTAGGCAAGAATGCGCAGGTTTTATGTGTGACCCATTTACCCCAGGTTGCAGCACAGGCACATCAACATTTATTTGTGTTCAAAACCAGTGATGCAGCCATGACCACATCACAAGTTAAAACTTTATCAACCGAACAAAGGATACAAGAAACAGCACGCATGTTAGGCGGAGTTAATATAACAGACTCTACCTTGACTCATGCCAGGGAAATGCTAATGTCAGGTATGAAAAAATAA
- a CDS encoding transglutaminase-like domain-containing protein encodes MSLIEVKSELIYNVTAPTSFLFNIAPVQNEYQFIRQEVITLNPAFPYAFKEIGTLGNRIIRFSGNPGQLQVSYQATVELSQDRDNPPQIEENNYSDLPDEVLPYLNPSRYCESDKLGRFAMQEFGQLAPGFLRVRAICNWVHQSLEYVPGTTDARTGACDVLLQKTGVCRDYAHLAIALCRALCIPARYVSGYSVGLEPPDFHGFFEAFLGSRWYLFDATRMAPTNGMVRIGTGRDAADTSFATLIGAATLEQMMVSAQELTDDISLQSNGADEAISTV; translated from the coding sequence ATGAGTCTCATAGAAGTCAAAAGCGAACTGATTTATAACGTAACAGCGCCGACAAGTTTCCTGTTCAATATTGCGCCGGTACAAAACGAATATCAGTTTATTCGCCAGGAAGTCATCACTCTCAATCCGGCATTTCCCTATGCCTTTAAAGAAATCGGAACCTTAGGAAACCGTATTATTCGCTTTTCAGGCAATCCGGGCCAATTACAGGTGTCCTATCAAGCAACGGTGGAATTAAGTCAGGATCGCGATAATCCGCCACAGATCGAAGAAAACAATTACAGTGATTTACCTGATGAAGTTCTACCTTATCTGAATCCCAGCCGTTATTGTGAGTCAGATAAACTTGGACGGTTTGCCATGCAGGAATTTGGACAATTGGCGCCTGGTTTTTTGCGCGTCAGAGCTATTTGCAACTGGGTCCATCAGTCTCTGGAGTACGTTCCAGGGACGACCGATGCTCGTACCGGTGCCTGTGACGTGCTGCTGCAAAAAACCGGTGTTTGCCGTGATTATGCTCATCTGGCAATCGCCCTGTGCCGTGCCTTGTGTATCCCGGCACGATATGTGTCCGGCTATTCGGTAGGTTTGGAACCGCCTGATTTTCACGGCTTTTTCGAAGCTTTTTTAGGCAGCCGCTGGTATTTGTTTGATGCCACTCGCATGGCGCCAACAAATGGAATGGTGCGTATTGGGACAGGTCGGGATGCAGCCGATACGTCGTTTGCAACCCTCATTGGTGCAGCTACCCTGGAACAAATGATGGTTTCGGCGCAGGAATTAACTGATGATATTTCGCTACAGTCAAACGGTGCAGACGAGGCAATTTCTACAGTCTAA